A window of Phyllobacterium sp. T1293 contains these coding sequences:
- a CDS encoding terminase large subunit, with protein sequence MKTKKKTISSTTERPALDRVSAYAQSVIDGVETAGPHVRNACRRHFDDLRTGAERGLEWNDAAATRAMRFFEEKLKLSEGQFEGRPFLLHPSQAFKIGSIFGWMGSSGYRRFRRVYIEEGKGNGKSPFAGGIGLYGLTADKESGAQCFAAAATKDQANILFRDAVKMRGQSPDLLSRTTTSGGPGKEYNIAHLRSQSFFRPLSKEAGKTGSGLRPHFALCDEVHEHPDRGTMEMLERGFKFRQQPLLLMITNSGSDRNSVCWEEHQHAVNVAAGTPTPDDDFTYVGEAIDDSTFAYVCALDEGDDPLEDMGCWKKANPLLGTILTDAYLAGVVSQAKQMPGKLNGILRLHFCCWTDADKAWMARSTIEAVMHDFDPEIEHAGKEAFLGCDLSGHKDMTALAGAIQTGFKEMEREDGTLVSLPTYDAWVEAWTPGDTIKIREAADKAPYSQWVEGGWLNAPPGPRIRLDFVAARVQQLDQVFDIQGIAYDRYAYDKFRQELDAIGVEVEHVPHPQGGKIRAKPNEAKVEAAKAAGLPAPQGLWMPGSVNELENMIIDGRIRLRMSPVLMTALMGATFDSDPQGNRWFVKQKASVRIDVALALCMAIGAAVDGSATLPPATSPWEDPEFKIGVI encoded by the coding sequence ATGAAGACGAAGAAAAAGACGATATCTTCGACGACTGAGAGGCCGGCACTTGATCGGGTGAGCGCCTACGCGCAGTCGGTAATAGACGGCGTTGAGACAGCAGGCCCACACGTTCGCAACGCTTGCCGACGCCACTTCGATGATTTGCGAACTGGCGCCGAACGCGGTCTCGAATGGAACGATGCTGCCGCGACTAGAGCAATGCGCTTCTTTGAGGAGAAGCTGAAACTCAGTGAAGGCCAGTTCGAGGGCAGGCCGTTTCTGCTTCACCCGTCGCAAGCATTCAAAATTGGCTCGATTTTCGGGTGGATGGGATCGAGCGGATATCGCCGCTTTCGTCGCGTCTACATCGAGGAGGGCAAAGGTAACGGGAAGAGCCCATTCGCGGGAGGCATCGGTCTTTACGGACTTACAGCCGACAAGGAATCAGGAGCTCAGTGTTTTGCGGCCGCAGCCACCAAAGATCAGGCCAACATCCTGTTTCGCGATGCGGTCAAAATGCGAGGCCAATCCCCGGACCTGTTAAGTCGCACTACCACAAGCGGCGGGCCTGGCAAAGAATACAACATTGCGCATTTGCGCAGTCAATCATTCTTCCGACCCCTGTCAAAGGAGGCAGGTAAGACGGGTTCAGGCTTGCGGCCACACTTTGCGCTCTGCGACGAGGTGCACGAGCACCCTGACCGCGGCACAATGGAAATGCTCGAGCGCGGTTTCAAGTTTCGGCAGCAACCGCTGCTCCTGATGATTACCAACTCTGGATCCGATCGTAATTCTGTCTGTTGGGAAGAACATCAGCATGCCGTGAATGTCGCCGCTGGCACACCAACACCAGACGATGATTTCACCTACGTTGGTGAGGCCATCGATGACAGCACGTTCGCTTATGTCTGCGCCCTAGATGAAGGCGATGATCCATTAGAGGATATGGGTTGCTGGAAAAAAGCTAATCCTCTGCTCGGCACCATCCTCACGGATGCGTATTTGGCTGGGGTAGTTTCGCAAGCTAAGCAGATGCCAGGTAAGCTTAATGGCATTCTGCGCCTGCACTTTTGCTGCTGGACGGATGCCGACAAAGCTTGGATGGCCCGATCGACGATTGAAGCCGTCATGCATGACTTTGATCCGGAGATTGAGCACGCTGGCAAGGAAGCTTTTCTGGGCTGCGATCTATCTGGCCACAAGGACATGACTGCCTTGGCAGGCGCAATCCAGACCGGCTTCAAAGAGATGGAACGCGAGGATGGCACGCTGGTTAGCCTGCCAACCTACGACGCCTGGGTCGAGGCGTGGACTCCTGGCGACACCATCAAAATCAGAGAAGCCGCGGATAAAGCGCCGTACAGCCAGTGGGTCGAAGGCGGTTGGCTGAACGCTCCACCCGGTCCACGCATTCGTTTGGACTTTGTAGCAGCACGTGTTCAGCAGCTTGACCAAGTCTTCGACATCCAGGGCATTGCCTACGATCGATATGCCTACGACAAGTTCCGCCAGGAGCTTGATGCCATCGGAGTCGAGGTCGAACACGTTCCGCATCCTCAAGGCGGCAAGATTAGAGCCAAACCCAACGAAGCCAAGGTAGAAGCGGCTAAGGCTGCGGGCTTACCGGCGCCGCAAGGGTTGTGGATGCCTGGCTCGGTCAATGAGCTGGAAAACATGATCATAGATGGGCGTATCCGTCTTCGAATGAGCCCTGTGCTTATGACCGCGCTCATGGGCGCGACTTTCGACAGCGACCCTCAGGGCAACCGCTGGTTCGTAAAGCAAAAGGCTTCCGTGCGTATCGACGTAGCTTTGGCACTTTGCATGGCAATTGGAGCCGCTGTCGACGGTTCTGCAACACTGCCACCCGCAACTTCCCCGTGGGAAGACCCTGAATTCAAGATCGGCGTGATTTAA